A portion of the Musa acuminata AAA Group cultivar baxijiao chromosome BXJ1-1, Cavendish_Baxijiao_AAA, whole genome shotgun sequence genome contains these proteins:
- the LOC135586362 gene encoding myb-related protein 308-like gives MGRSPCCEKAHTNKGAWTKEEDDRLIAYIRAHGEGCWRSLPKAAGLLRCGKSCRLRWINYLRPDLKRGNFTEEEDELIIKLHSLLGNKWSLIAARLPGRTDNEIKNYWNTHIRRKLLSRGVDPVTHRPINGHGSDTATHFERKAAAIGFGPDQESDKISSSEESSAWQQRQPKWPDLNLELCISPPSQQQQPIEPVDGGGEQPQSLCFSCGAAVGSQKRHKECKCRDLIGLSTGMLDYRNP, from the exons ATGGGGAGGTCCCCGTGCTGCGAGAAAGCGCACACCAACAAGGGGGCGTGGACCAAGGAGGAGGACGACCGGCTCATCGCCTACATCCGAGCTCACGGGGAGGGGTGCTGGCGCTCGCTGCCCAAGGCCGCCGGCCTCCTCCGCTGCGGCAAGAGCTGCCGACTCCGCTGGATCAACTACCTCCGGCCCGACCTCAAGCGCGGCAACTtcacggaggaggaggacgagctcATCATCAAGCTCCACAGCCTCCTCGGCAACAA GTGGTCACTGATCGCTGCGCGGCTTCCCGGGAGgacggacaacgagatcaagaactactggaacacccacATCAGGAGGAAGCTGCTGAGCAGGGGAGTGGATCCCGTCACTCACCGCCCGATCAACGGCCATGGTTCCGATACAGCCACCCATTTCGAGAGGAAGGCTGCTGCGATTGGCTTCGGACCAGACCAGGAGTCGGACAAGATCAGtagcagcgaggagtcgtcggCGTGGCAGCAGCGGCAGCCCAAGTGGCCGGACCTCAATCTGGAGCTATGTATAAGCCCTCCTTCCCAACAGCAACAACCTATAGAGCCCGTTGATGGAGGGGGAGAGCAACCGCAAAGCCTGTGCTTTAGCTGCGGCGCTGCCGTGGGGTCGCAGAAGCGCCACAAGGAGTGCAAGTGCAGAGACCTCATTGGCCTCAGCACTGGAATGCTGGACTACAGAAACCCGTAG